One genomic segment of Carassius carassius chromosome 21, fCarCar2.1, whole genome shotgun sequence includes these proteins:
- the LOC132097308 gene encoding transcription factor GATA-3-like — protein sequence METSIEQARWVSSFMVSSEVMPYYPTDSSYMVHTEEGSMFPCTDADYSSLPSLFNSPVHGCSSGAFQNSPVYPVYSSPFLGNLSWLESSKSLQPLTNLFPSSSSSWHSSAFCRTSSSSFHSTTGLSSARPPCSALHFPIQHQKVTIGVQESVKGDRLSPSGDGEAFFGGVFPPTVSDVYAQTDSLKTREPHECVNCGATASPLWRRDGTGHYLCNACGLYHKMNGENRPLIRPKKRLVTSKRTGTNCANCQTSTTTLWRRNASREPVCNACGLYFKLHNVNRPLTMKKEGIQTRNRKVSIKNRKAKSFSATVENLYFSKNPVSDQHFDLYSQSPGALGIYSPSSQSLPPTAAFHSHASLPYPYHPPAAILPSMV from the exons ATGGAGACCTCCATTGAACAGGCTCGCTGGGTTTCCTCCTTCATGGTATCATCAGAGGTGATGCCCTATTACCCAACTGACTCCAGCTATATGGTCCACACTGAAGAGGGTTCGATGTTCCCCTGCACTGATGCCGATTACAGCAGCCTGCCCTCTTTGTTCAACAGCCCGGTCCATGGCTGTTCATCTGGAGCTTTTCAAAACAGCCCAG TATATCCCGTTTACTCCTCTCCATTCCTCGGAAACCTGTCCTGGCTGGAAAGTTCTAAAAGCCTCCAACCTCTAACCAACCTCTtcccatcatcctcatcatcctggCACAGCAGTGCATTTTGTAGGACGTCCTCGTCATCCTTCCACAGCACCACGGGCCTCTCCTCTGCCAGACCGCCTTGTTCTGCCCTCCACTTCCCTATCCAGCATCAAAAGGTGACCATCGGTGTGCAGGAGAGCGTGAAAGGAGATAGGCTGAGTCCTTCTGGAGATGGGGAGGCGTTCTTTGGAGGTGTGTTTCCCCCCACAGTGAGTGACGTGTATGCGCAGACAGACTCTTTaaaaaccagag AGCCGCATGAGTGTGTGAACTGTGGGGCCACTGCAAGCCCTCTGTGGCGGCGTGATGGAACGGGACACTACCTCTGCAATGCTTGCGGACTGTACCACAAGATGAACGGAGAGAACAGACCCCTCATCCGACCCAAAAAGAGACTG GTCACCAGTAAGCGAACAGGAACGAACTGTGCGAACTGTCAGACCAGCACCACCACGCTGTGGAGACGAAACGCCAGCAGAGAGCCTGTGTGTAACGCTTGCGGACTCTATTTCAAGCTTCACAAT GTGAATAGACCGCTGACTATGAAGAAGGAAGGCATTCAGACACGGAACCGTAAAGTGTCCATCAAGAACAGGAAAGCGAAAAGTTTTAGCGCCACAGTGGAGAATCTGTATTTTTCTAAGAATCCTGTGTCAGATCAGCATTTCGACTTGTATTCTCAGAGTCCAGGAGCTCTGGGCATCTACAGCCCCTCTTCCCAATCACTGCCGCCCACCGCTGCCTTCCACAGCCACGCCAGCCTGCCTTACCCATACCACCCACCAGCTGCCATCTTACCCAGCATGGTGTGA
- the LOC132098072 gene encoding histone deacetylase 6-like, whose amino-acid sequence MDTVPDSKGSTRSPRGTPETKRENNNPNHKKNLQEARRKGRMDRRKDEEEMSNELQNLDVRGKTKATGTGLVYVDAFTRFHCLWDASHPECPARVSTVMEMLETEGLLGRCVRVEARAASEDELLLVHTKEYVELMKSTQKMTEDELKTLADKYDSVFLHPEFFTSACLAVGSVLQLVDKVMTSQMRNGFSINRPPGHHAHADKMNGYCMFNHLAIAARYAQKQHGVKRVLIVDWDVHHGQGIQYIFEKDPSVLYFSVHRYEDGSFWPHLKDSDCSSVGSGAGQGYNINLPWNKIGMEDGDYVTAFQQLLLPVAYEFQPQLVLVAAGFDSVIGDPKGEMRVSPQCFSILTHMLKGVAQGRLVLALEGGYNLQSTAEGVCASVRSLLGDPCPHLISPGAPSESALKSISKTISALYPFWKSLQTFEGGPLSDVPPLPSPVCAEVKASSLITGLVYDQRMMLHHNMWDGHHPELPQRISRIFCRHEELGLLSRCLRIPARLATEEELGLCHSSEHISTMKSTEHMKPRDLHRLGNSYCSIYICNESYTCALMAAGSCFNSVQAILTGQVRNGVAIVRPPGHHAEKDTACGFCFFNTAALTARYAQCTTHKSLRVLILDWDVHHGNGTQHIFEEDDSVLYISLHRYEDGTFFPYSEDANYDKVGKGKGRGYNVNIPWGGGKMGDSEYLAAFNHIVMPIAREFAPELVLVSAGFDAARGDPLGEYQVTPEGYAHLTHQLMSLAAGRVLVILEGGYNLTSISESMSMCTSMLLGDSPPPLNHLPPPKTNATVTINNVLRALAPFWSSLRIQIPESLRLALPSPKVKGKRASAGRGKKSPRQSAPAQSPGQTAQHLEQSGLDELSKDLLSLNLNLSTSSNPSPASVPIGGARRKVKPTPQRDSAGRESDSPLKLKSEKASAGDGTHAEITTDRTIPESVVTGSPAAVDDQENSVLEAAGGQATRMSVFEVFGAQTTDLDTMYVVDPLPWCPHLESVRPVPAGGIDVFLPCEECGGDTENWICLFCYKVLCGRYVNQHMVTHGQELGHSMVLSFADLSVWCYACESYVHNKVLHEVKNAAHLMKFGEEILPFN is encoded by the exons ATGGATACTGTTCCAGATTCCAAAGGTTCTACTCGATCACCAAGAGGAACACCAGAAACCAAA AGAGAAAACAACAATCCAAACCATAAGAAGAATCTACAGGAGGCACGGAGGAAGGGAAGAATGGATCGGCGCAAAGACGAGGAGGAGATGAGCAATGAGCTCCAAAACTTG GATGTTCGTGGTAAGACTAAAGCAACTGGAACAGGTCTTGTCTACGTAGATGCCTTTACTCGCTTTCACTGCCTCTGGGATGCCAG TCACCCAGAGTGTCCAGCGAGAGTGAGCACAGTGATGGAGATGCTGGAGACGGAAGGTCTCCTGGGACGCTGCGTACGAGTAGAG GCCAGAGCTGCGTCGGAAGATGAGCTGTTACTCGTTCATAC GAAGGAGTATGTAGAGCTGATGAAATCCACTCAGAAAATGACAGAGGATGAGCTGAAGACTCTAGCTGATAAATATGACTCCGTCTTCCTGCATCCT GAATTTTTCACCTCTGCGTGTCTGGCGGTGGGATCAGTTCTCCAGCTGGTGGATAAGGTGATGACATCTCAGATGCGTAACGGCTTCTCCATAAACAG ACCTCCTGGTCACCACGCTCATGCAGATAAGATGAATGGCTACTGTATGTTTAATCATCTGGCCATAGCAGCGCGCTACGCTCAGAAACAGCATGGAGTTAAGCG AGTTCTGATTGTGGATTGGGATGTGCATCACGGACAGGGAATCCAGTATATTTTTGAGAAGGATCCCAG TGTGCTGTATTTCTCAGTGCACAGATATGAAGACGGCTCGTTCTGGCCGCACCTCAAGGACTCTGACTGCAGTTCGGTTGGTTCAGGAGCAGGACAGGGCTATAATATCAACCTGCCCTGGAACAAG ATAGGGATGGAGGATGGAGATTACGTCACAGCTTTCCAGCAGCTGCTCCTGCCTGTGGCCTATGAG TTCCAGCCTCAGCTGGTGTTAGTGGCGGCCGGATTTGACTCTGTGATCGGTGACCCAAAG GGTGAGATGCGAGTGAGTCCACAGTGCTTCTCCATCCTGACCCACATGCTGAAAGGTGTAGCTCAGGGACGACTTGTGCTGGCTCTTGAG GGTGGATATAACCTCCAGTCCACAGCAGAGGGTGTTTGTGCTAGTGTGAGGTCACTGCTGGGTGACCCTTGCCCTCATCTGATCTCTCCTGGTGCTCCAAGCGAAAG TGCCCTGAAGTCCATCTCAAAGACCATCTCAGCCTTGTATCCATTTTGGAAGAGCCTTCAGACGTTTG AGGGTGGTCCTCTGTCCGATGTCCCTCCTCTGCCCTCTCCAGTGTGTGCAGAAGTGAAGGCCTCCTCTCTGATCACTGGACTAGTTTATGACCAGAGAATGATGCTTCATCACAACATGTGGGACGG TCATCATCCTGAGCTCCCTCAGAGAATATCACGCATCTTTTGCCGACATGAGGAGTTGGGTCTGCTGTCCCGTTGCCTTCGGATACCAGCTCGCCTAGCAACAGAAGAAGAGCTGGGACTCTGTCACAG TTCTGAACACATAAGTACTATGAAGAGTACAGAGCACATGAAACCCAGAGATCTGCACCGACTGGGAAACAGTTACTGCTCAATCTACATCTGTAATGAGAGCTACACCTGCGCCCTGATGGCCGCTGGGTCGTGTTTTAACTCTGTACAGGCCATACTCACAGGCCAG GTGAGAAACGGTGTGGCCATAGTCCGTCCTCCTGGACATCATGCAGAGAAAGACACAGCTTGTGGTTTCTGTTTCTTTAATACGGCTGCTTTGACCGCACGCTATGCCCAGTGCACCACTCACAAGTCCCTGCGCGTCCTCATCCTCGATTGGGATGTTCATCATGGAAACGGCACACAGCACATCTTTGAGGAGGATGACAG TGTTCTGTACATCTCTCTGCATCGCTACGAGGATGGGACATTCTTCCCCTATTCGGAGGATGCTAACTATGATAAGGTGGGGAAAGGGAAAGGCAGAGGATACAATGTCAATATCCCCTGGGGTGGAGGAAAGATGGGAGACTCCGAATACTTGGCGGCTTTCAATCACATAGTGATGCCGATAGCCAGAGAG TTTGCCCCAGAACTGGTGCTCGTGTCTGCTGGGTTTGATGCAGCACGAGGCGATCCGTTAGGAGAGTATCAGGTGACCCCTGAGGGCTACGCCCACCTCACCCATCAGTTAATGAGCCTGGCTGCAGGAAGAGTGCTTGTCATACTGGAG GGAGGATATAACCTCACCTCCATCTCTGAGTCAATGTCCATGTGCACCAGCATGTTGCTGGGAGACTCTCCTCCACCTCTAAACCATCTGCCACCTCCTAAGACCAATGCCACTGTCACCATTAACAATGTCCTGCGTGCTCTCGCCCCCTTCTGGAGCTCCCTGAGAATACAGA TTCCAGAGTCACTTCGTTTGGCTTTGCCATCTCCTAAAGTGAAAGGCAAGCGGGCATCAGCAGGCAGGGGCAAGAAATCTCCtcgccagtccgcccctgcccaAAGTCCTGGACAGACAGCGCAGCATCTTGAGCAGTCCGGCCTTGATGAGCTCAGTAAGGACCTGCTCTCCCTAAATCTCAACTTGAGTACCTCATCTAACCCCAGCCCAGCTTCAGTCCCCATTGGAGGAGCCAGACGGAAGGTGAAACCCACCCCACAGAGGGATTCAGCCGGCCGGGAGTCAGATTCACCCCTAAAACTCAAGTCAGAGAAAGCCAGCGCTGGAGATGGCACACATGCAGAGATTACGACG GACCGGACGATCCCAGAGTCTGTGGTCACTGGAAGTCCAGCTGCCGTGGATGACCAGGAGAACTCGGTGCTGGAGGCTGCTGGCGGTCAAGCCACCAGGATGTCAGTCTTTGAAGTCTTTGGAGCACAAACCACAGATCTG GACACCATGTATGTGGTGGACCCATTGCCATGGTGCCCACACTTGGAGTCAGTGCGACCAGTGCCTGCAGGTGGCATCGATGTCTTCCTGCCGTGTGAAGAGTGTGGAGGTGATACAGAAAACTGGATCTGCCTCTTCTGCTACAAG GTGCTCTGTGGGCGTTATGTGAACCAGCACATGGTGACCCACGGGCAGGAGTTGGGTCACTCTATGGTGCTGAGCTTCGCTGACCTCTCTGTCTGGTGCTACGCTTGTGAGTCATACGTCCACAACAAG GTGCTCCATGAAGTCAAAAATGCCGCTCACCTCATGAAGTTTGGAGAGGAGATTCTTCCTTTCAACTAA
- the LOC132098067 gene encoding uncharacterized protein LOC132098067, producing the protein MSGLLTSSLLLFLSLTLFQTSTPEAKPLSAMRGVRLRRDLRDSVPYEAQMMSYPAADFRSRSNDLYYQPEVLRAQGLGQAFQRLVENDQRREQEAAYLASMLRLLNEAQNNGQGKPEEDEEEESDLQSQYPPDYDETEQAVSMAKPQASRQGLLDPQITQALLNRYKQERLMQTGLAPNTNRIPEREQDKDQEMLRYFVEKILSSLASGGNQVGPSNQRAKRDLSTVANMEQSRGPTLKRSRRSLDSGPGPSPQVEASLLRVKRLDGDMDDDEVPGQRNRTPHVGLQRMKRIDTDLPPPKKHSRKRRALTYDPALIAQHILQYLPA; encoded by the exons CCTCTCTCTGCCATGCGTGGAGTCCGTCTGCGAAGAGACCTGCGGGATTCAGTGCCCTACGAGGCCCAGATGATGTCTTACCCTGCTGCTGACTTCAGGAGTCGGAGCAATGATCTGTACTACCAGCCAGAGGTCTTGAGAGCTCAAGGTCTTGGACAAGCCTTCCAGCGACTAGTGGAGAACGATCAGAGGCGGGAACAGGAAGCAGCTTATCTGGCGTCGATGCTGCGGCTCCTGAACGAAGCACAGAATAACGGACAGGGCAAAcctgaggaagatgaggaggaggagagtGATCTCCAGAGCCAATACCCTCCAGACTACGATGAGACCGAGCAGGCCGTGAGCATGGCCAAGCCCCAGGCTTCACGACAGGGCCTTCTGGACCCTCAGATTACTCAGGCTCTACTCAACCGCTACAAGCAGGAGAGACTGATGCAGACTGGACTTGCTCCGAACACCAACAGGATACCAGAGAGAGAGCAGGACAAAGACCAAGAGATGCTCAG gtACTTTGTTGAGAAGATCCTCTCCAGCTTGGCGTCAGGTGGCAATCAGGTAGGCCCTTCAAACCAGCGTGCTAAACGAGATCTGAGCACTGTGGCCAACATGGAGCAATCTAGAGGACCCACCCTAAAACGCTCCCGCCGGTCCCTGGACTCCGGCCCCGGACCCTCCCCCCAAGTCGAGGCATCACTATTGAGGGTGAAACGGCTCGATGGCGACATGGATGACGACGAGGTCCCAGGGCAGAGGAATAGAACACCTCACGTCGGCCTGCAGAGGATGAAGCGCATAGACACTGACCTTCCACCCCCCAAAAAACACAGCCGCAAGCGCAGAGCCCTGACCTATGATCCCGCTCTGATCGCACAGCACATCCTCCAGTACCTGCCAGCCTAA